In Quercus lobata isolate SW786 chromosome 12, ValleyOak3.0 Primary Assembly, whole genome shotgun sequence, a genomic segment contains:
- the LOC115972206 gene encoding desiccation-related protein PCC13-62-like, whose amino-acid sequence MASPILFSTFLFILTLELDASQVMAAPDCGPIQATDVDRIEFALNLEFLEAEFFLNGALGRGLDSFAPSFAKGGPPPIGAKKANLDPLVAKIIEEFGYQEIGHLRAIINATRGIPRPRLDLSTQTFANIFNQAFGFKLTPPFDPYLNTINYLLASNLIPYVGLVGYVGTLPDLTSSDFRRLVAGLLGVEAGQDAVIRALLYERANEIVLPYGKTVAEFVNRTAELKNRLANCGIKDEGIIVPQSLGAENRTNSNILSANTDSLSYARTPPEILRIVYGTGSENKPGGFYPNGAGGNIARRYLSPA is encoded by the exons ATGGCTAGTCCAATTCTCTTCTCTACCTTTCTCTTTATTCTTACACTAGAACTAGATGCCAGCCAGGTCATGGCTGCTCCCGACTGTGGACCAATTCAAGCCACTGATGTTGATCGGATTGAATTTGCTCTGAACCTTGAATTCCTAGAAGCTGAGTTTTTCTTGAATGGTGCACTTGGTCGTGGACTTGACAGTTTCGCTCCATCTTTTGCTAAGGGAGGTCCGCCTCCCATTGGTGCCAAGAAGGCCAATCTTGACCCTCTTGTTGCTAAGATCATCGAGGAATTTGGTTATCAGGAAATTGGCCATCTTAG GGCTATTATTAACGCAACACGTGGAATTCCAAGGCCTCGGTTGGATCTCAGCACTCAGACTTTCGCAAACATTTTTAACCAAGCTTTTGGTTTCAAATTGACCCCTCCATTTGACCCTTATCTTAACACAATCAATTACTTGTTAGCAAGCAATTTGATCCCTTACGTAGGGCTTGTGGGTTATGTTGGCACCCTTCCAGACCTTACAAGCAGTGATTTTCGAAGG TTGGTTGCTGGGCTTCTAGGAGTGGAGGCTGGACAAGATGCAGTTATACGAGCATTACTTTATGAGAGAGCCAACGAAATAGTGCTGCCATATGGAAAAACCGTGGCCGAGTTCGTTAACCGTACTGCTGAGCTTAAAAATAGACTAGCCAATTGTGGTATCAAAGATGAAGGCATAATAGTACCTCAATCCCTTGGTGCAGAGAATCGTACAAACAGTAACATCCTTTCAGCTAATACAGATTCCCTTTCGTATGCTCGGACACCACCTGAGATCTTAAGGATAGTGTATGGAACTGGTAGTGAGAACAAGCCTGGTGGGTTTTATCCTAATGGTGCAGGTGGGAACATTGCAAGGCGATATCTTAGCCCAGCATAA